In Lolium perenne isolate Kyuss_39 chromosome 5, Kyuss_2.0, whole genome shotgun sequence, the sequence attcctcatatggggtaatctctttattcttggttggaacacggtttaggacatgacatgaagtcaatatagcctccccccaccattctttggataaacccgaaacatctaatatggcgttaaccaaatctgttagagtacggtttttcctttccgcaatcccattggattgtggggaattgggaggcgtcctctcatggattataccgtgttccgcacagaataaattgaactcattagaaaagtactctccaccacgatcagaccgaaccctttttatctttctttcaagttggttctcaacttcagccttatagattttaaagaaatcaagagcctcatttttagttttcaggagatacacataacagtacctagtggaatcatcaatcaaagtcataaaatatttctttccacctcttgtcaactcaccattcatctcacatagatctgaatgtatgagctctaatggtgccaagtttctttccttcgcaggcttgtgaggcttgcgtGGCTAttttgcttgcacacaagcatgacacttagagcctttgacaaaggcgaatttcggaattaaactcatatcagcaagccgcgtcatacaaccgaaattaacatgacaaagtcgtgaatgccaaacattagtcTCATTAACgctagtgcttacatggttcacaacattatcacagaagtcttctagagagaagcgaaacattccctcacattcatagccctttccaacaaaagttccatacttagacagtacaactttattggactctaacaccaacttaaacccatctttcataagacgggagccactaacgagattcttcttgatagaagggacatgcaacacgttcttcagttgcacgatctttcccgaagtaaacttcagatctaccgtgccaacaccacgaacagtagcatgtaatccattccccatcattactgaggaacctcgggcctgataagaggtaaacatggagatgtcggcacacacatgaacattagcacctgtatcaacccaccattttgtgggctgaaacaccgaaagaacagtaggtaatatattaccataccctgtagttccttcaccggtgttgccaatgaccatgtTGACAGAATTTGAGTTATGTCCAGCCTCAcctttctttcctttgcgttgtggacagcGATTAGCTCAATGGCCcgtctcgccacacacccagcaaggatcttcCTTTTtcgttttccccttcttcttgaagttggtagtctgggagactcctttgttctttcccttagacttgtgggcatttttctgcaccatattggtagcagaacgtccctcggttcctccagtgtgtttgtcttttgccctcgccttctcctcaacatccagatagcccatgatattctcaacagagaaCTCATGCCTTTGATGTTTCAGAgaggtggcaaagttcctccatgaagggggaagcttagcgacaatgcatcccgcgacaaacttgtccggtagcacacacttgaggagctcaagttcctttgccatgatctgtatctcatgagccggTTCTAttacagatcggttctcaaccattctgtagtcattgaactgcaCCATGGCgtacagttcacctccggcatcggcagaaccaaacttagcgtccagtgcatcccacagttccttcccatttcggatgtgcagataagcaccaaccaacttgtctccaagcacacttaggacggcacccacaaagattacggtggcatccccaAACGCTTTATCCTCTTCAGGAGTAAGCGGGCCTCTGGGAATACCTTCCGCAactcggtgcacgcccatagaagtgagccacaagagagtcttattctgccatctcttgaaatgagaacccgtaaacgggctcggtttaagcgcaacagcaaaaccagacggtgaaaattgcctatgcatataaggtttttggattgttggattattaggcaatttccgagtgagattaattaccgaaagcaacattacagatgcacaagcatacttaaccatacacatcagactaagcacatgcatcagatctgaacatggaacaagtagcagtgcaaagtAGGAGAGAAAAAgctcgtacatcgcgaccgggaaggtcgcaccagcagcagcaccatGGGAATagctgatgtcgcccatggtgtcatCGGAGTCGTCGAGGAAGCAGTCGAACCGACAAAGAAgagcacgaacagcagcgagcagtcgcaccgagacgctccccaaaaaccttatcgcccgcctcccggtgcaggatctcaacggacggggtttcggaggcctgctctcccggacggctgtgcacgcagtcgccgggatggggaaaactagagagtagcgcaacaaaaaggaacttctttgtGAGAGAGGCAGACAAGAGAGTTCTCGGAGAACTACTCCAGATCTGTTCTGTCTCCtggtatagcctgggaggagcGCCCGACCGCGTTGCCACGCGTTGGAAGCCAGGAATttgggcttccttgagtgtgtctcgaaatcgaactcgagtcacgaaacgcgacgtgcgtgcgtgcgtggcgAGGCGGGGCTGGCGGAGgaagaggagtgcgcgagggctccttctattctcactcacttggaaggactagaacagcagcccttgAGATAGTGCgagagggctccttctattctcactcacttggaaggactagAACATGTGGGACTAAATTTTGTCCCCCATGGATGtctcaagctgccaacgtgatgggccttgagatttcaggaattgtaagcTACATGGGCTGCGttactgggctgcagcccatctatatTTAACAGAATTTTAGTCAGGAACTGGCAACGGTGATTGTGAAGTGCAACGCACCATGCTTGAGCTTCTTCAATCGTCACCAACTTGATGGGTTTTAAGCTTCAAACAAAGTTAAGGTATGCTTCACTTAATAACTTCACACAAAATTAAGGTATGCTTCACTATACATATGGCGGAACATAACCCATGATGCCTTATATGTTTGCTGCAGATTCTGTTGGCAACAAACCGGATAGACATTCTGGATCAAGCCCTGATTATTTTGCTCGCACTGTTCCTTATGTGCACCATCACCTTGTTTCTCTTCTTCGTCTTTTAAATACTAATGCTGTCCATTTGCGCTAAAATTAGATAGGCATTTCTAGTCCAACTAAAATAATCCCCTGGGCCAGATAACCTGACAGGAAGAAGCTTGAATGGGTCTCCAAGTTACTTAATCTCGGAGGCTTCCAACTCTTACTGATAGATTGGATGCTACTGTATCGTCGTGAGCTTGTCTGAACCTCGGCCATAGCTTGTGAACAGTGTTTGCTAAGCTAATTCTTGTGGATTTAGTTTCCCTTTGCGCATTTAGCATAAATGTCAACTTCCTGAAATATTTTAAAAACGAATGGGATACTCAGAAGTACGGAGTTGTCATGCCTAGAAGTCTGACTTCTGTTCATATCTTCTAATGATTCTTTAGTATAGAGAAAAGCTGGTCAGATTATGTTCAGTATGTTACGTTGTTTATTCTGTTGGCATTTCAGTCTTGGATCAGTTAGTAGATGATCATAGCACTGTCACTGTGAAATGCAGAATGGGGATGAAGTTGCAAATCAAAATCAAGCAGATTGCAATATATCTCTGTTCTTTGAATATCAATACACGATAATCAAACAATGCATCCTGATAATACCAATTCCAGCATTGGGCATCAACCAACAAAACCATTATAGACATATTGCATCCAAGAATTGGAAGAAAAAAATTACCAAGAATTGGATTCGTGGAATCCAGGTAGAGGCAGCAACCTCCAGTTGAATCACCTGAAACTGCATGTGGGATGCATCAAGTGAAACTTTGGGTCTTGTGCGCAGCAGGTGAAAAGTCCCGGTGATGCTGCTGCCTCTGACTTGCTTCAGCTTATGTGCTACATAACATACACAATGCATGCCAATGTTGTTCCCGGTCCCAAACAAGTTCTTAAGTGCAATAGTGCAATGGCAGGTGATAGTTCAAGAGTTCATTGTGTAGCTAAAATTGTCGACAAACACATAGATTTACCAATTAGCACTGACCCATTTTCTTCTTCGCAAGATCAAAATGGTTATCAAGCAAGAAATTCTGCGGCTAATGGATTTCTCAAGTGCACTAGCTAATTAAGATACATGTGGAGAACAGAACTTGTACTTCTCTGGAAAAGGGATGAGGTTGCACATCCAGGTCAAGGAGAACTGAGCAGCTAATTGCAACATTTATCTGTGCTTTGAAATATCAACCCATGATCATCAAACAATGCATCCTGATAATACCAATTCCCAGCATTGGGCATGAACCAACAAAACCATTATAGGCAGGCATCCAAGAATAGTAAAAAACTACCAAGAATTGGAATCGTGGAATCCAGGTAGAAGCAGCAACCTCCATTTGAATCACCTGAAACTGCATGTGGGATGCATTGCATCACCTGAAACTTTGGGTCTTGTGCGCAGCAGGTGAAAAGTCCCGGTGATGCTGCTGCCTCTGACTTGCTTCAGCTTATGCACTACATAACATACACAATGCATGCCAATACTGTTCCCGGTCCCAATCAAGTTCTTAAGTGCAGTAGTGCAATGTCAGGTGATTGTTCAAGGGTTCATTGTGTAGCTAAAAATGTCGACAAACACATAGATTTACCAATTAGCACTGATCCGTTTGCTCCTTTCGCAAGATCAAACTGGTTATCAAGCAAGAAATTCTGCAGCTAATGGATTTCTCAAGTGCACTAGCTAATTAAGATACGTGTGGAGAACAGAACTCAATACTTCTGGAAAGGGGATGAGGTTGCAAATCAAAATCAAGCAGAACTGAGCAGTTAATTGCAAAATTTCTCTGTTCTTTGAAATATGAATCCACGATCATCAAACAATGCATCCTGATAATACCAATTCCAGCATTGTGCATCAATTAACCAACAAAACCATTATAGCTAGACATGCGTCCAAGAATTGGAAAAAGAATACCAAGAATTGGGTTCGTGGAATCCAGGTAGAAGCAGCAACCTCCAGTTGAATCACGGTATCAGAAGTCagcacacaagaacacaagaacatgcAAGAAAAAACTCAGGGCATGTTTGACAGCGCAGGCAGGTCCATGGCGAACGCGCGCAAGCGGCGGACGAACAACTAACCGCCGGGCAACTCCTTGCGGGCGCTCATGACCAGCGAAACGCAGTCGTTGGCCGTGACCATCAGGTCCTTGAGGAGGTCGAAGGCGTTGCGGCGCTCTGCGTCGAGGAGGTCGTCCACGCCGGGGAGGAGCGGGCGGTCCAGCAGGAGGCGGAGGCCGAGCACGTGGACGCAGCACTGCTCCACGGCGAGGTACGCCGTGACCGCGTACAGCCTGGCCTCCTGGAGCCTCCGCGAGGCGCGCCGCTGCTTGTCGGCCGTGTGGTGGGGGAGGTGGCCGACGCTGGGCAGCGGGTACCAgggggcggcggcgccgccgcggaGCGCGAGCTCCTCGGCGCTCGCCATCAGGACCGACGCGGTGGCGATGTCGCTGGACGCGTCATCGAGGGACCGCTGCGCGAGGTCGATCCTGGCGCGAGTGGCCTCGGTGGCGGGCGCGCGCACCGGCCCCGCGAGGCTCCCCCGAGCGTTGCCGATCTTCCAGACGATCGTGTTGAGGTGGCCGTGCGCTTCCACGATCCGGTTCCGGAACAGCGCCTTCCACGCCTCCGACGCCTCCATCTCTATCTCTTCTGGTTCCGGTggcgatggcggtggcggtgggttTGGGTTTCTGAATGCTTCCGCCGGCGTGCTCTTTAAATAGCCAGCTGGCGAGGAGGGGGCTCCACGGCCGAACCGAGCAGTTAGAAATCTGAAACCATCGAAGAGAGGTTGTGAGTGTCACAGCTGAGATTAATTTGACTAGGAAGATTAGAGCATATCtagccgtctccccgacgagccCCCGGCAGCCCCTTTTTACATCCGAACGAGGTTATTCGGTTCATTCGCGTCCTcggtttcgtccggatttgggctttcatccatccggaGAGCTCAGTCCATCCCCGGCCTCCCGCGGCGCGGCCGGGaactccggacgaaacaaaaacGTGTGAAACGGCGAGCAGGCCCGCGTTGTCGGCCACAGAAAGGATAGTTCCCTCCATTTATTTCGTTTTCCCTCCAAAATGCGCCGCATATACCCATTTTCCCCGCCGAATTTCGGAGGAGCTACCGCCATTCCCCCACAGTTGCAGCTCCTCCTCTTCCCTACCATCACCATGCCGCCGGAGGGCGCGCCGAAGGTGAGGAAGCCGCAGGCGCCGAAAGGGAGGCCGACGGGCTGGACAAACGCAAGGTGGGCGGCGGATGTGGAGCGGTGGCAGACCGAAACTcgcggcagggcggagagggagaagaacCTCGCGGCGAAGAGGgcagccgcggcggcggcggacgaaTAGGCGAGGATGGACTCCATGTCCATGAACATGGGCCACCCGCGCGTCGGCCAATTCCCCGGTCCATGGACGATCGAAGGTACGATCGACTCTCCTTCCACCTTCTCGCCCGCATCATCGGCCATGTTCCAGGACACCTACGTCGCCGGCATGTCGAGGTTTACGCCGTCGCCACTGGAGTACGAGGGCATCTCGCCTGCCCTTCGCTGTGGGCCACTCTCCTTCTCCAACCTCGGGATGCCGCCGCCGAATGACGGAGTGATGCACGAGATGATCACGTCAGGGTCCATGGCCGCCGCGTCGAGCCCGGGTATCTTCACACAAGAGGAGGCAAGGGCGACGGAAACCGTCGCCTCGCGGGGTGCCGTTGACGATCAGAACGATGGGTTTGGAGACGGCACCCAAGacgtcgatgaagaagaggagcgGGCCgacctcgacgaggaggaggacgctcCTGAGCCCACGGCGATGTCAAAGGGGAGGAACAAAAGGAAGAAGAACTCGCCGCCGATCAAATGGACGGGCaaagaagaggagtgcctcgccgaagcttggaagaCCGTTTCCATGAACGGCATCA encodes:
- the LOC127304610 gene encoding uncharacterized protein — its product is MEASEAWKALFRNRIVEAHGHLNTIVWKIGNARGSLAGPVRAPATEATRARIDLAQRSLDDASSDIATASVLMASAEELALRGGAAAPWYPLPSVGHLPHHTADKQRRASRRLQEARLYAVTAYLAVEQCCVHVLGLRLLLDRPLLPGVDDLLDAERRNAFDLLKDLMVTANDCVSLVMSARKELPGG